The following are encoded together in the Cicer arietinum cultivar CDC Frontier isolate Library 1 chromosome 2, Cicar.CDCFrontier_v2.0, whole genome shotgun sequence genome:
- the LOC101494966 gene encoding uncharacterized protein, with translation MFSKLALLIQGLLVMVVLISSMGEARYLVEVVTKQNDVNGVKENGTASTDCWWPGWPGWPTWPGTGTPSTPPPTPETPSSPPPTPETPSPPPVAYSPGSPPEAETPSSPPEAETPGSPAPSPAYVL, from the exons ATGTTTTCCAAACTAGCCTTGCTCATCCAAGGCCTCTTGGTCATGGTTGTTTTGATCTCTTCCATGGGGGAAGCTAGGTACTTGG TTGAGGTTGTTACAAAGCAAAATGATGTGAATGGTGTTAAAGAAAATGGCACTGCAAGTACTGATTGTTGGTGGCCTGGATGGCCTGGTTGGCCCACATGGCCCGGCACGGGTACACCAAGTACACCTCCTCCAACTCCTGAAAcacccagttcacctcctccgACACCTGAAACACCTAGTCCACCTCCTGTAGCATACTCACCTGGTTCACCTCCTGAAGCTGAAACACCTAGTTCGCCTCCTGAGGCTGAAACTCCCGGTTCACCTGCACCTAGTCCAGCCTATGTTCTGTGA